The following nucleotide sequence is from Brachyspira suanatina.
AAAACTATATATGCTTTTAGAGGTACTTTAGGTCTTTTAATACAAATACCATTTTTTATAGCAGCATATAATTTTATACATAGTATATCTGGATTAAATGGTCAGAGTTTTTTATTTATAAAAGACTTATCTAAACCAGATAATTTAATTCATATTGGTAATATTAGTATAAATTTACTTCCATTTGTAATGACTTTATTTAGCTTGCTTGCCGGATTTGTTTATGCTAGGAAATTAAGATTTAAAGAAAGTTTGCCTCTCTATATAGTATCATTAATATTTTTAGTATTATTATATACTTCACCATCAGGACTTTTATTTTATTGGACTATTAATTGTTTATTTTCTTTAATAAAGAATATTGTAATAGAGTTTAAACTATATGAAGTATTTGTTAAAAATAAATATAAGTTATTAAAAGCATATAACATATTGTTTATTATCGTTACAGTAGTATTTATGTTGTTAATTTCTTTATCAAATGTAGAAAGAAAAGGGTATTTATCAGATTTTGAATTTATAAATAATAGAAATGGATATTTTTATGCTGCTAGAGTAAGATATTATAGTAAAATTTTTATTACTAGTGATATATTTTCTTTTGTTGGCAATAAAGATAAATTAGATGATAATGTAATTAGTATAGAGTATGAGGGTAGTAGTACAATAGTATCTACTTTAATTTTAAAAGATAAAATTGAAAATATAAAAGATGATATTATTATATACTATAGACTTTCTCCTAGAAGTTATTCAATTAATATATATTTGTTTTTGTTGTTTATAACTATCATATTGAATATATCAAATATATATAAATTTATATTTAATAAAAGTCATTTAATAGAATCTTTTGAAAAAAACAGATATAAATTAATGATAACTTCTTGTTTAACAATCACTATATTATCCGGGCTTTTTATATTGTCATCTCTTATATCTAACTCTCCTCAAGAATTTTCATATCCTTTTTATTTGATTATAAACAATTTATCTATAGGTATTGGATTATTTTTCTTTTACCCTATGTTTATATATTCATTATTTTCAGAAAAAATTAAAAATTACTTAACTTTACTGTCTTTGTTTTTTGTTATATTTGTATTAATAAATACATTTGTAATGACAGGTAATTATATTAATATAAATAATGAATTTTTATTTGATAATGCTGATTTATTAAAATTTTCTTTTAAAGAATTATTATTGAATTTTTCATTGACTATTATATTTAGTTTAATATTAATTTTTATTTTAAGAGTTAATAAAAGTATATTTTTTATCAATATAAATTATATTGTATTAGCTGTTTTAGTAATTATTTCATTACTAGATATATATAATATATATAACTCACATGTTAAACTTAATGATATTAAGAAAAAATCAAATCAATTATCAAGTTATAAAATATTTAATTTATCTAAAACAGAAAATAATATAATAGTTTTATTCATTGATAAAGCTGTAAATTCTTATTGGTTAGAAGCATTTGAGAGATTTCCAGAATATAAAGAAAAATTAGATGGTTTTACAATATATCCAAATACTGTTTCTTTTAGTCAATCTACTATAACAACGGCTTCTCTATATGGAGGTTATGATTATTTACCTTTCGAATTAAGTACAAATGGCAGTAATCTTTTAAAAGATAAACATAATGAGGCTATATTAACTGTACCGTTATTATTAGAAGAATATGGGTATAAGTCTACTTTATTGGAACCTACATACGCCAATTTTTCAAATATTCTAGATTTGAGCATATTTGAAAATTACACTAATATTTCAGCTTATTCATCAGATTCTATTCAAAATTATAGTTTGAATATTTATTTTGGAGGAACAAACATTAATTTTGAACAGACTTTAGAAATGGATCAAAAAAATAAATCTATAAGATTTTCATTATTTAGAATGATGCCTATAAATTTAAGATATGATTTTTATGATAATGCTGGTTGGTTTTTAGCTAGTTCTTCTTTTTTAAGATTTAATTCTAGTATAAGATATTATTCTGTTTTAGATTCTATAACTAACTTTATGAATATTACTGAGGATGGTAATTATTATAATATGATATATAATTTAGCTACACATGAACCTTATTACTTTGCTTCTGATTTTTTACCGCATACAAGTTTAGAAGATGTAGATAGTAAGGATTTAAATATATATAGAGATGATATTAGTACAAGATTTTTTTATGTTAATGTTGCTGCCATTAATTCTTTAATAAAAATCATTAAATATTTAAAAGATAATGATGTTTATGATAATACTAAGATAATAGTAATTTCGGACCATGGAAGCGGGGTTTATAATAATAATTTTAATTCAAATAATTTATCTTTTGTCACTACTATAAATCCATTGTTAATGTTTAAAGATTTTAATAGTAAAGGAAATATAAAAATTGATACTAATTTTATGACTATAGCTGATATGCCGTATTTAGCAACTAAACATATTGATAATCCTATAAATCCATTTAATAATAAAATAATAACAAATGATTATAAAAATAATGGAGTTAATATAATAACTGTTGATTCTTGGCAGGTTGATAGACAGTTAAGTAATTCATATAATTTTAATTATTATTATTATGTTAGAGATAATATATTTGATGTTAATAATTGGAAGAAATTTCAAATTGATTGGAAAACTAAAGAATCAAAAGAAGTAGAATTAAATTAAATAAAGTAACTTTTAAAATAACCGATAATTTTGACGAGTAAATTTATATATCGCAAGGAGGCGTAAAAATTATGGGAGTCAAAAAGTATTTCTTTTTATTGCTAGTTTTATTAGCTATGAATAGTATATATGCATTTGCAAATCAAAATATTATAAGAGTACAGTTAACAGATGTAAAAGCACCATATACTATTAATATCAAAGGTCCTTATAAGGCATACAATTATAAATATGAAAGTGAAATTATATCTGCTCTTACTAATGAAACTGTAAAGGTAGTTGAAAACAGATTAGGTTTAAAAGTTAATGAAGTTGGAGTTTATAAAGAAGGTATAGTATTTGAAACTCAGGACGGATTTACTTTAAATGGTGTTGAATATTATGGTTCATTAATGTTTATTCCATACAATGATACAATGATCGTTGTTAATGAACTTAATATTGAAGATTATGTTAAAGGAGTACTTCCTCATGAAATGTCTCCTGATTGGCCTATGGAAGCTTTAAAAGCTCAGGCAGTAGCAGCTAGAACTTATGCTATGTATCATATATTAAAAAATGCTAATAAACTTCCTTTTGATGTTGATAATACTACAAAATATCAAGTTTATAATGGTAAAGAAAAAATGAATTGGTCTGTTGAGCAGGCAGTTGATAGAACTAGATATGAGATTGCTGTTTATAAAGGAAAAGTTATAGCTACATATTTCAGTGCTTTATGCGGCGGACATACTGACAGTGCTGAAAATGTATTTGGTGTTGCTGTTCCTTATTTAGAAGGAGTTTCTTGCCCTTATTGTAATGCTCAGATTAAGCCTTGGACTAATGCTTTAAGCTATAATGAACTTAATAATGATTTAGCTAATTATTCTGTACATGCTACTGAAAAATCTTCTATAGGTATTAGCACAGATCCTAAATCAGGTAAAGCTACTAATATAAAAATAGATGACAGCGATATTCGTTCTAGAGATTTCAGAACTACTCTTTCTCCTAGATTAGTACCTTCACTTAACTTTACTATTAAAAAAGTTGATAATGGTATCATAATCACTGGAAAAGGAAGTGGACATGGTGTAGGTATGTGTCAGTGGGGTGCTTATGGTATGGCACAGGTTAAAAAAGATTATAAAGAGATATTAAAATTCTATTATAATGGAGTTGATATTGTAGATTATAATAGAGTTAATAAAGAGTTTGAACCTGATGTTTGGGGAAAGTGATTAATAAATAATTAAGTAAAAAACAAAGGCTTATATTGATGTTCAATATAGGCCTTTTTTATTATTAAAATAATATTTATTTCTTTGTAAGATTGTATAAAAAATTTAATGATTTTATATTTTTTTCATAAGGAGGATATCTAGTATCTATTTCAAAACGATAACCTTTATTTAGAATAGTTGTTTCTTTTGAAAAGCATTTAAAACTATCATAACCATGATACTGTCCTATACCGCTGTTTCCAATTCCTCCAAAAGGTGCATGAGGATTAAGTATCTGACTTATAGTATCATTAACGGCACAGCATCCGTAACTCATTCTTTCTATGAAGTAATAATTAAAAGCAATATCCTCTGAAAATAGATACATAGCAAGGGCTTTGAACAAACTTTGTTTATTATATCTCTTGCTTCTTCTTTTGTTTTGTAATATAGTATTGGGAAAACACTTCCGAATATTTCATCTTTCATTATATTAGTTTCTAAATCTCTAGGTTCTACTATAGTAATAGAAATAGATAAATTATTATCATCATATTCACCGCCGTAAATTATTTTTCCGTCATTCAAATATGATTTTATTCTTCTATAGTGATTTTCATTTATGATTCTATGCAGTTTTCTTTCTTTATTGAATAATTCTATTTCTTTACTGAATGCGATTAGAAATTTTTCTTTTAAATCTTCTCTTAGTAATATATAATCCGGAGATATACAAGTTTGACCGGAGTTTAAAAATTTACCCCATATTATTCTTTTTACAGCTTTATTAAAATTATTTCCTTTTATATCATCTATTATTACAGGTGATTTTCCTCCAAGCTCTAAAGTTACAGAAGTTAGAAATTCCGATGCATTTGCCATAATGATTTTTCCAACTCTTGGAGAGCCTGTGAAGAAAATTTTATCATACTCTATTTTTGTTGTACTTTCCGGAGGCACAGTTTTATCTATAACTGCAATATACTCTTCATCAAATGTATTTTTTATAGAATCGTAAATTACATCATAAACGCAAGGAGTTAATTGAGAAGGTGCTATTATAGCTGTATTTCCAGCACCTATTGCTCCTACAAGCGGAAGAAAAGTTAATTGAACAGGATAATTCCAAGGAGATATTATCAATGATACCCCAAATGGCTTATTTATAACCATTGTCTTAGCATCCATTGTTATCATGTTCTTTTTTACTTTTTTATGATGCATCCATCTTCTTAAATTTTTTATGAATAGATTAATTTCTTCTATAACCATATAAAATTCTGAAGCTATAGCCTCAAACTCGCATTTTTGCATGTCTTTGTATAATGCATCTATAAAATCTTTTTCATATTTTATTAACATTGATTTTAATTTTTTTAATTGTTCTATTCTGAAATTATATGATAAAGTTTTTGATGTTTGAAATAATTTTTTTTGCTTATCTCTTAATTCTATTAAATCCATTTTATATATTTCTCCATAATTTGTTTATAGTTAATATACAAAAATATTGATAAATTCCTATTATTTTTTATGATTAATATATTGAATTGATTTGCAAAAAATTGTAAAAATAATAAAATAAAAATTTATATATAAAAAATTATATTTGGGTTTTGTGTAAATGAAAAATAAAGCTTTTAAAAGATTCATATTATTTATTATTTGTTTTGCTATTATTGTTGCTGTAATTGCCTCTATGCTTACTGCTCAGGATATTTCTTTAAAGAAAAAAATCACTTCAAAGAACAAAATCAATTATGGTACTGCATTAGAATTATATAATAGAGAAAAATATTTAGAAGCATATAATCAATTTACTAATATAATGAATAGAGATGAAGATGCAATCATTAAAGATTATATTATATATTATGGTGCTAAAAGTGCTTTGAGTACCAATATGTATGATGAAGCTATAGATTTGTATTCATTATTAATGAAAGAATATACAAATTCGCCGCTATATCCTTATGCTGAACAGTATAAAGCATTAGCAGAGTTTTATAGAGATGATTATCCTGTGAGCAACTTTTTTAATAGCAGGAAACAAAAATGGATTAAAGAATTTGTAGGTATAAGAGCTTTAAGAAATACTGATGATACTAATAAAGCTAAGATGATAGCTTATGAACTTATAACTAAATTATCAAATAGTGAAGCTATTATTTATTATAATGATAATTATGAAGATGAAATATCTTTATTCGATAACGAATTAAAATATAAAGCCGCTTCAGTACTTTATGATGCAGGATTTAGGAAATCTGCATTAAAACATTTTGAATATTTATACTCTAATAATTATAATAAGGGAAATTCAACTTATTATATGGCTAGAATAAATGAAGCAGAAGGAAATAGGGGAGAAGCAGCTAAATTGTATGATGAATATTTATCTAATGCCAATAATAAAACATACAGAAAAATGGGTCTTTACTATTCCGCAGGTAATTATTCTAAATTAACAAATAATGCTAAATCAATGGAATTGTATAATACATTTTTGAGAGAGTACCCAAGAGATGATTATGTGCCTAGAATATATAATAATTTTGTTAATACTAGTTTGAATAAAAATAATTTGGTTCAGGCAAAAGTTTATTTAACTAATGTTATGAATAAATTTCCAAAGAGCTGGCAGACTGAATTAGCGTTAAAATCATATTTAAGAAAGGCGTTTAAATTAAAAAATAAAACTGAAACTTATTTTGCTACTTCAGCATTGGAGAAAAGATATACTACATTCAGACATGATTTTCCATTGTCTTGGAGTATGTGGAGTGCGGAAGAATTTGGAGATACTGAAAAAAGAGATGAATATTTAATGAAAACACTTCTTACAAGTAAAAATCATTATTTTGTAAAAGGTGCTTTGACTTTAGCTAATGATGATATGATTAAAAATGTTGAAATAAGCAATACTTATTATTTTGATGAAGCTAAAAAATATTACACTGATTCAAATTATACTAAGTCTATGGAAATGCTTGATAAGATTCAGTTCTTAAATTATATTGCTACAGGAAAAGAAGATGATTTGATGAAATCAGC
It contains:
- a CDS encoding YidC/Oxa1 family membrane protein insertase, whose protein sequence is MMFFDILYNITIYPIEFIIEILFYLFNSVFKSGYGVSLFFISLCINFLSLPLYNIAESWQAKERAIQDKMKPMIDNIKAVYKGDQRYLLIRACQRINGYKTIYAFRGTLGLLIQIPFFIAAYNFIHSISGLNGQSFLFIKDLSKPDNLIHIGNISINLLPFVMTLFSLLAGFVYARKLRFKESLPLYIVSLIFLVLLYTSPSGLLFYWTINCLFSLIKNIVIEFKLYEVFVKNKYKLLKAYNILFIIVTVVFMLLISLSNVERKGYLSDFEFINNRNGYFYAARVRYYSKIFITSDIFSFVGNKDKLDDNVISIEYEGSSTIVSTLILKDKIENIKDDIIIYYRLSPRSYSINIYLFLLFITIILNISNIYKFIFNKSHLIESFEKNRYKLMITSCLTITILSGLFILSSLISNSPQEFSYPFYLIINNLSIGIGLFFFYPMFIYSLFSEKIKNYLTLLSLFFVIFVLINTFVMTGNYININNEFLFDNADLLKFSFKELLLNFSLTIIFSLILIFILRVNKSIFFININYIVLAVLVIISLLDIYNIYNSHVKLNDIKKKSNQLSSYKIFNLSKTENNIIVLFIDKAVNSYWLEAFERFPEYKEKLDGFTIYPNTVSFSQSTITTASLYGGYDYLPFELSTNGSNLLKDKHNEAILTVPLLLEEYGYKSTLLEPTYANFSNILDLSIFENYTNISAYSSDSIQNYSLNIYFGGTNINFEQTLEMDQKNKSIRFSLFRMMPINLRYDFYDNAGWFLASSSFLRFNSSIRYYSVLDSITNFMNITEDGNYYNMIYNLATHEPYYFASDFLPHTSLEDVDSKDLNIYRDDISTRFFYVNVAAINSLIKIIKYLKDNDVYDNTKIIVISDHGSGVYNNNFNSNNLSFVTTINPLLMFKDFNSKGNIKIDTNFMTIADMPYLATKHIDNPINPFNNKIITNDYKNNGVNIITVDSWQVDRQLSNSYNFNYYYYVRDNIFDVNNWKKFQIDWKTKESKEVELN
- a CDS encoding SpoIID/LytB domain-containing protein gives rise to the protein MNSIYAFANQNIIRVQLTDVKAPYTINIKGPYKAYNYKYESEIISALTNETVKVVENRLGLKVNEVGVYKEGIVFETQDGFTLNGVEYYGSLMFIPYNDTMIVVNELNIEDYVKGVLPHEMSPDWPMEALKAQAVAARTYAMYHILKNANKLPFDVDNTTKYQVYNGKEKMNWSVEQAVDRTRYEIAVYKGKVIATYFSALCGGHTDSAENVFGVAVPYLEGVSCPYCNAQIKPWTNALSYNELNNDLANYSVHATEKSSIGISTDPKSGKATNIKIDDSDIRSRDFRTTLSPRLVPSLNFTIKKVDNGIIITGKGSGHGVGMCQWGAYGMAQVKKDYKEILKFYYNGVDIVDYNRVNKEFEPDVWGK
- a CDS encoding aldehyde dehydrogenase family protein — translated: MYLFSEDIAFNYYFIERMSYGCCAVNDTISQILNPHAPFGGIGNSGIGQYHGYDSFKCFSKETTILNKGYRFEIDTRYPPYEKNIKSLNFLYNLTKK
- a CDS encoding aldehyde dehydrogenase family protein, whose translation is MDLIELRDKQKKLFQTSKTLSYNFRIEQLKKLKSMLIKYEKDFIDALYKDMQKCEFEAIASEFYMVIEEINLFIKNLRRWMHHKKVKKNMITMDAKTMVINKPFGVSLIISPWNYPVQLTFLPLVGAIGAGNTAIIAPSQLTPCVYDVIYDSIKNTFDEEYIAVIDKTVPPESTTKIEYDKIFFTGSPRVGKIIMANASEFLTSVTLELGGKSPVIIDDIKGNNFNKAVKRIIWGKFLNSGQTCISPDYILLREDLKEKFLIAFSKEIELFNKERKLHRIINENHYRRIKSYLNDGKIIYGGEYDDNNLSISITIVEPRDLETNIMKDEIFGSVFPILYYKTKEEARDIINKVCSKPLLCIYFQRILLLIITS
- a CDS encoding lytic transglycosylase domain-containing protein, translating into MKNKAFKRFILFIICFAIIVAVIASMLTAQDISLKKKITSKNKINYGTALELYNREKYLEAYNQFTNIMNRDEDAIIKDYIIYYGAKSALSTNMYDEAIDLYSLLMKEYTNSPLYPYAEQYKALAEFYRDDYPVSNFFNSRKQKWIKEFVGIRALRNTDDTNKAKMIAYELITKLSNSEAIIYYNDNYEDEISLFDNELKYKAASVLYDAGFRKSALKHFEYLYSNNYNKGNSTYYMARINEAEGNRGEAAKLYDEYLSNANNKTYRKMGLYYSAGNYSKLTNNAKSMELYNTFLREYPRDDYVPRIYNNFVNTSLNKNNLVQAKVYLTNVMNKFPKSWQTELALKSYLRKAFKLKNKTETYFATSALEKRYTTFRHDFPLSWSMWSAEEFGDTEKRDEYLMKTLLTSKNHYFVKGALTLANDDMIKNVEISNTYYFDEAKKYYTDSNYTKSMEMLDKIQFLNYIATGKEDDLMKSARDMAKNILMQNDFVKELYSNKSDYNLFNELSLQTTNEVDRSILLYCYGDYDNAYTEYDKIFKKAEKVNYPLFYFAEKIFKDSGNTKRLMQISVNIGKYFDYPYTYNTDLLPDEFRKMVYPRYFDEYVLPEAKHYKIDPLFVYAIMREESTFDPKAKSWVGAMGLMQLMPATAAEQNRNPRYRYDPLDLTDPKQNINIGIGHLSWLFKNENASNYIIVAASYNAGSGRGKRWKSEYGTNNMYRTGRFIDIEETEYYVEKVINSYEHYSKYYQD